A segment of the Nitrospina gracilis 3/211 genome:
GGCAAATCGAGGTTCAGGTCATAGCGCTGGAATTTGATAATCTGGTACCGTGTGCCGGGTTTGTTGGCGTCGTGAATGGATCCATTCCGCAGTTGTAGGTGGATGCGGTAGTTTTCCGAGTCGGAAACGATGGTGCCCTCGTCAGCGAGGATGATTTTTGCGTCGTTTTCGGCCGCGTTGTGAGAAATGAAAATACCTCGCAGTTCGTGACTGCCTTCCTTGTCATTGACGAATACGGTGAGCCCTTCAAAATCCTTGTTGAACACGTTGGGTTTGATATCGATATTGGCACGGGTGCGGACGATGTCGTACACCATCTTCTGAAACTGTTGGCCGCCCCACGGGAGAAAATAAAACATGTTGAGGTTGGTGATGATGTAGGCCGCAAGGGAAAAATAAAAAACAGGACGAAGCAGATAAAGGAAACTCCAGCCGGATGCTTTCATCACCACATACTCATTGTCCGTGGACAATTGGTTGAACACCACGATTGCCGCCACCAGCACGCTGATGGGAATGGTCAGTCCCAGAAATCCCGGTGTGATATAAAAAATCATCCGCACCACTTCTGGCAGAGTCACACCGCGGTTGAATACGAGATCGGTGATGAACAATACCTTGTCCATAAACAGCACCATGGTCAACGCCAGTGTGCTGATGGCAAAGATTTTGAGCATCTCGGTAAAAATGTAGCGGTGGATGATTTTCATGTTTGCTGGTAGAATCGGAATCAAATGGAAAGCGGTGTGGACGAAGTGGGCTTGAATCCCGTTCATGGCCCCCACTGATTTCGATTATACTATCGATTCTTTTGCCGTGTACCAAAAATGCACCCGAACCTTTTGAATAAATTTAGTTTATGCGTCTCCCGGCCTGGCTGAAAACGCCTCTTCCCAAAAACCCGAAATTCTTCCACCTCAAATCGCTGGTACGGCAACACGGTCTGCATACCGTGTGCGAGTCGGCTTCCTGCCCGAATATTGGGAAGTGCTGGGACCGCGGGACGCTGACCATCATGATTCTTGGCAACACTTGCACCCGCGCCTGCCGATTCTGCGATGTGGATACCGGCCACCTTCAACCACCCCGTATGGAAGAACCGGAAGAAGTCGCCCTCATGCTGTCCAAACTCAACCTGCGGTATGTGGTGATCACGTCCGTGGACCGGGACGACCTGAAGGACGGCGGTTCGGCATTGTGGGCGGAAACCATCCGGCAAGTACGAAAACATTGTCCGGACCTCAAAATCGAGGCGCTGATTCCGGATTTTCAGGGTGACAAAAGCGCCATTCAAACTGTTTGCGACGCGGCGCCCGATGTTCTCGCGCACAACCTCGAAACCGTGGCATCCCTGCAGAAAACGGTGCGGCCGCAGTGCCGCTACCAGTGGTCGCTCGACACACTGTCCGTGGCGCGGCAGTCCGGCCTGATCGCCAAGAGCAGCCTCATGCTGGGAATGGGGGAGGCACACGATGAGGTCGTTCAAACAATGAAAGACCTCCTGAATGCAGGATGCCAGATTCTCACCCTCGGCCAGT
Coding sequences within it:
- the lipA gene encoding lipoyl synthase, whose protein sequence is MRLPAWLKTPLPKNPKFFHLKSLVRQHGLHTVCESASCPNIGKCWDRGTLTIMILGNTCTRACRFCDVDTGHLQPPRMEEPEEVALMLSKLNLRYVVITSVDRDDLKDGGSALWAETIRQVRKHCPDLKIEALIPDFQGDKSAIQTVCDAAPDVLAHNLETVASLQKTVRPQCRYQWSLDTLSVARQSGLIAKSSLMLGMGEAHDEVVQTMKDLLNAGCQILTLGQYLRPTRDHLEVKEFIHPDRFAEYQRIGEDMGFDHVESGPLVRSSYEADRQAGALGLV
- the lptF gene encoding LPS export ABC transporter permease LptF translates to MKIIHRYIFTEMLKIFAISTLALTMVLFMDKVLFITDLVFNRGVTLPEVVRMIFYITPGFLGLTIPISVLVAAIVVFNQLSTDNEYVVMKASGWSFLYLLRPVFYFSLAAYIITNLNMFYFLPWGGQQFQKMVYDIVRTRANIDIKPNVFNKDFEGLTVFVNDKEGSHELRGIFISHNAAENDAKIILADEGTIVSDSENYRIHLQLRNGSIHDANKPGTRYQIIKFQRYDLNLDLPTAGKMRESGIFKHKDKSVADLWQLIQEKKKAGQPTHFEEVELSKKFSIPFTCLLFGLIGGPLGLKSSRSGKSGGFVVAVAIILIYYVGLISGQNLGKGGEIPALLSVWIPNIVLFFFTTYVLYKVHKEIPFTLVDRVNDAYLTLLDAFRRLKPGTAEVESRHTTPNL